The following are encoded together in the Drosophila biarmipes strain raj3 chromosome 3L, RU_DBia_V1.1, whole genome shotgun sequence genome:
- the LOC108035021 gene encoding vitelline membrane protein Vm26Ab: MFKLSALVVLCALVASSVAEPKPAVLAAAPVVAAPAGVVTATSSQYVARNFNGVAAAPVVAAAYTAPVAAAYTAPVAAAYTAPVAAAYSAPVAAAYSAYPYAAYPYAAGYTTVL; encoded by the exons GTTCAAGCTG TCCGCCCTCGTTGTCCTGTGCGCCCTGGTGGCCTCCTCCGTGGCTGAGCCCAAGCCAGCTGTCCTGGCCGCCGCCCCAGTGGTTGCTGCTCCGGCTGGAGTGGTCACCGCCACCAGCTCCCAGTACGTGGCCCGCAACTTCAACGGCGTGGCTGCTGCTCcagttgttgccgctgcctaTACCGCTCCAGTTGCCGCCGCCTATACCGCTCCCGTTGCCGCTGCCTATACCGCTCCGGTTGCCGCCGCCTACTCCGCTCCCGTGGCCGCCGCCTACTCCGCCTACCCCTATGCCGCCTACCCTTACGCCGCCGGTTACACCACCGTTTTGTAA